The candidate division WOR-3 bacterium genome window below encodes:
- the fmt gene encoding methionyl-tRNA formyltransferase — translation MDIIFFGSDEISINPFVSLIESGQNVKALITSPDKPKGRGLEPSPPEIKKIAIKYGISVLQPDRLKENQEIFEKLKELEPQLGVVVAYGKIIPQEIIEIPKLGIINLHFSLLPKLRGAAPINWAIINGEQKTGVTVFFINEKMDEGDIILQKEIEIGERERVDKLRERMIPIGTSLLLSAIDSIEKGDFKRIPQNHALATYAPKIKKEDGLIDWSKTAEEIDRLVRGLFGWPGTFTYWNGKMLKVIETLPLEEKFDFKKPGEIVEIRKEGIIVACGNNSAILIKTLQLEGKKVMPAYDFSLGAKIKKGDIFGGKEEKINL, via the coding sequence ATGGACATAATCTTTTTTGGTTCTGATGAGATCTCTATTAATCCATTTGTTTCTTTAATTGAAAGCGGTCAAAATGTGAAAGCCCTTATTACTTCTCCTGATAAGCCAAAGGGAAGGGGTCTTGAGCCTTCACCTCCAGAGATAAAAAAAATTGCTATAAAATACGGAATATCAGTTTTACAGCCTGATAGATTGAAAGAGAATCAAGAGATATTTGAAAAATTGAAGGAATTGGAGCCTCAGCTTGGAGTTGTAGTTGCTTATGGGAAAATTATACCACAGGAAATAATTGAAATTCCAAAATTAGGGATAATAAATCTTCATTTCTCCCTCCTTCCAAAATTGAGGGGAGCAGCTCCAATCAACTGGGCAATAATAAATGGAGAGCAAAAGACAGGGGTAACAGTATTTTTTATAAATGAAAAAATGGATGAAGGAGATATTATTCTTCAAAAGGAGATAGAGATCGGAGAAAGGGAGAGGGTTGATAAACTTAGAGAAAGAATGATACCCATAGGAACATCCCTGCTTTTATCAGCTATAGATTCCATTGAGAAAGGAGATTTTAAGAGAATCCCTCAAAATCATGCCCTTGCTACATACGCTCCAAAGATAAAAAAAGAAGATGGTTTGATTGATTGGTCTAAAACAGCTGAAGAGATTGATAGGCTTGTAAGAGGGCTTTTTGGCTGGCCTGGGACTTTTACTTACTGGAATGGGAAAATGCTAAAAGTAATTGAGACTCTGCCCCTTGAAGAAAAATTTGATTTTAAGAAACCAGGGGAGATTGTTGAAATAAGAAAGGAAGGAATTATAGTTGCATGCGGTAATAACTCTGCAATATTAATTAAAACTCTTCAGTTAGAAGGGAAGAAAGTTATGCCAGCCTATGACTTTTCTCTTGGAGCGAAAATTAAAAAGGGAGATATTTTTGGAGGAAAAGAAGAAAAAATTAATTTGTGA
- a CDS encoding radical SAM protein, with translation MRKWILLIQLHSTSLLSIGSKGRYKFPPLGLLCISSMLRLHGYVVRIIDLLSFGKNTSYLLKRIRDLKEKHKIDPLISGFTVFTENVNDAIITSIELKKIFPKTLIVFGGAHAKAAYEELLQNGAADIVSLVEGEGHILEIAKYAEGLISLDEIRGIAYLKDGHIEVNDRFFLHDLDLLPLPDFLNVKYSNYRQVGILVTSRGCPGRCIFCASRQFSGSKYRASSAKRVFAEIMFLYLYFRIKDFGIMDDTFTVLKKRTKEFCMLLKRHLKEKIGYAIKSRVDLLNEETLSYLRETNCSAIHIGVESADNKVLKIMKKGITIEKSLDIIEKIASFGIVPECSFIIGNPGDTPETIYKTLFMVYLLNKYFILYPPAAVAICTPYPGTELALNYKNFEMNIIVKDWRRYDSIQPIFETKDFSAAFIRETMWNFNRDPNSFIQKIKKEHPSLEDFYNRIEKKIKNAAEKYMEARKEDVKKCIPLNI, from the coding sequence ATGAGGAAATGGATATTATTAATACAATTACATTCAACATCTTTGTTAAGCATTGGTAGTAAAGGAAGATATAAATTTCCCCCTTTAGGACTTCTTTGTATCTCTTCTATGTTGCGTTTACATGGATATGTAGTTCGGATAATAGATTTATTATCTTTTGGAAAAAATACTTCTTATCTTTTAAAAAGAATTAGAGACTTAAAAGAGAAACACAAGATAGATCCTCTAATATCAGGATTTACAGTTTTTACTGAAAATGTTAATGATGCAATAATTACTTCCATTGAACTGAAGAAAATATTTCCTAAAACTCTTATAGTATTTGGTGGAGCTCATGCAAAAGCAGCATATGAAGAACTACTTCAAAATGGAGCGGCTGATATTGTAAGCTTGGTAGAAGGAGAGGGACACATTTTAGAAATAGCAAAATATGCTGAAGGGTTAATCTCATTAGATGAAATAAGGGGAATCGCTTACTTAAAAGACGGACACATAGAAGTAAATGACAGATTTTTCTTGCACGATTTGGATCTACTTCCCTTGCCAGATTTTTTGAATGTGAAATATTCAAATTACAGACAGGTAGGCATTCTGGTCACATCTCGCGGGTGTCCTGGTAGATGTATATTTTGTGCATCAAGACAATTTTCGGGCAGTAAGTATAGAGCATCCAGTGCAAAAAGAGTTTTTGCGGAGATAATGTTTTTGTATCTTTATTTTAGAATAAAAGACTTTGGAATAATGGACGATACATTTACAGTGCTGAAGAAAAGAACAAAGGAATTCTGTATGCTCTTGAAAAGACACTTGAAAGAAAAAATAGGATATGCAATAAAAAGTAGGGTAGATTTGTTAAATGAAGAGACTCTTTCTTATTTAAGAGAGACTAACTGTAGTGCCATTCACATAGGGGTAGAGAGTGCTGATAATAAAGTCCTAAAAATAATGAAGAAAGGAATCACAATAGAAAAAAGTTTAGATATAATTGAAAAAATTGCAAGCTTTGGTATTGTGCCAGAGTGTTCTTTTATTATAGGTAATCCCGGCGATACTCCAGAGACAATATATAAAACATTATTCATGGTATATCTTCTCAATAAATATTTTATTCTTTATCCCCCCGCAGCAGTAGCAATTTGCACTCCTTATCCTGGCACTGAATTAGCTTTAAATTATAAAAATTTTGAAATGAATATAATAGTTAAAGATTGGCGAAGATACGATTCTATACAACCTATATTTGAAACAAAAGATTTTTCAGCGGCCTTTATAAGAGAGACTATGTGGAACTTCAATCGTGATCCAAATTCTTTTATACAAAAAATTAAGAAAGAACATCCTTCACTGGAGGACTTTTATAACCGAATTGAAAAAAAGATTAAGAATGCCGCAGAAAAATATATGGAAGCTAGAAAGGAAGATGTTAAAAAATGTATTCCCTTGAATATCTAA